The sequence GCTGGGGCAACTGGCTCACCCTCTCGTTACGCCTGCGTTCGCTAAATGGCTGAACTTTCTGACCGGCATCCTGTTTCTCTTCTTCGCTCTCCGGCTCATCGTCAAATGGATCTTCAGGTCCGAGGCGCCCACAGCATGATGCTGACACCGGCCATACAGACCGCTGCGCCGATCCAATCGTACAGGTCGGGTGTCTTTTTGTCGACAAGCCATCCCCATAACACAGCCAGCACAATAAAGACACCGCCATAGGCCGCATACACGCGTCCAAAGCCGGGGAAGCGCTGGAAGGTTGGAATGATGCCGTACACGATAAGGATCAGCGCCCCGGCAATACCGAACCAGAGCGGCCTGGATTCCCGCAGCCACAGCCACACCAGGTAACCGCCGCCGATTTCCGCCAGTCCCGCCAAAATAAACAACAGTATAGATATTATCATTTGATCGCCCCTTCTTCCGGAGTTTGGAAATTCCGCAATTCAGTTTCCGCCGATTCCGGAACTCTTTCCTATTTTCTCTTTCTGAAATTTTGGTAATAGTATTCGAGTTATGTTCAGAAAATCCTCCATAATGTCACAATTGACGAGATATTGTCGGTTTTACTTCCCGGTTGCTGCAATCTGACATAAAACATTTGGTTGAAGCTTGCACCGCCTTTTGACATAATGAGTGAAATAAACAATTTACGCTCGTAATAGGGCGGATAGCTATGGAGACAA is a genomic window of Paenibacillus durus ATCC 35681 containing:
- a CDS encoding YnfA family protein, whose product is MIISILLFILAGLAEIGGGYLVWLWLRESRPLWFGIAGALILIVYGIIPTFQRFPGFGRVYAAYGGVFIVLAVLWGWLVDKKTPDLYDWIGAAVCMAGVSIMLWAPRT